In Lolium rigidum isolate FL_2022 chromosome 3, APGP_CSIRO_Lrig_0.1, whole genome shotgun sequence, the genomic window tcctcctcctcccccctcgCTCTCCCTCAACTGAATCTCTCCTTTTCCCCGTTGCGGTTGCTGCTGGTGCGCGCCGCCGATTGCTGTTGTTGTTTCTCGTTGCGGGAATCGTCCGAGGTGAGGTTGTTTTCCGCTTGCTCTGTGGTGGTCGATTCGGATTCGTGGCAGTTTCGCGTTTATTTTGTACGGCGGGGTCGATTCTAGGATGGATCGGGCTAGATCTAGGGTTAGATTGGTGGATTAATTACGGTTCGAGGTCGGATCTGATGTTTGAGTTTAGGGTTCGAGTGAGCAGTGGTGTTTCCCGCCGGAACTGGGCTTTGCGAGGCGTCTCTCTCCCGATTTGGGGTGATTACAGCGGAGATCGAGCGGGGGATTTTAGCAGGATTTGAGATCTGCATGGATGACGGATCGCTGACATGGTAATGCGCACGTGCGGCTCTTCCCCGTAGCGCTAGGTCTGTAGATCCAGCGTCTTCTCGGTGTATGTGATCTGACTTGCGTAGATCGAACTCTAGATCTGGAGAAGGATGTATAAGTTTGTGCGTGACGTTGTTAGTTTCGACTGCTAGTCTGTTCCTTGATGTTCTGAGAAATATTGTTTTCATGATCTCAAGTTCCATCGTGTTAGATTAGATTCTGTCTAGTGGAATGCTGGCAGAAGAATAAAAGGAGCAGAATATCTAGGTGCCACCACTCTCTGAAATGATTCCTCTGGGTTCAAAAGTGCGAGTTAGTTTTTAAACTGTTATTCTCATGTTGGCTGCTTTTCAGACTATGGTATATATTCTATTGAATGATGTGCAAGTGGTAACAGCTTGAACCTTTTGATCTACCAGCGTGCAAGTCAGCAATCGTTCTAATACAGTTTTCGCAGGTACCGAGCAGGATTCTGTAACAAACGAGAGGGAGGATGTCTACCGCCGAGGCAACCCGTGAGGAGAATGTGTACATGGCCAAGCTCGCCGAGCAGGCCGAGCGTTACGAGGAGATGGTGGAGTTCATGGAGAAGGTGGCCAAGACCGCCGATGTTGGCGAGCTCACTGTTGAGGAGCGCAACCTGCTCTCCGTGGCCTACAAGAACGTGATTGGTGCCCGGAGGGCGTCCTGGAGGATCATCTCCTCCATTGAGCAGAAGGAGGAGAGCCGTGGCAACGAGGCCTATGTTGCCTCCATCAAGGAGTACCGTACCAGGATCGAGACTGAGCTGAGCAAGATCTGCGATGGCATCCTCAAGCTTCTGGATTCCCACCTCGTTCCCTCTGCCACCGCAGCTGAGTCCAAGGTCTTCTACCTCAAAATGAAGGGTGATTACCACAGGTATTTATTTTGTTGCCATGTTGAGTATTGAGGCAAGTCAGTAATTTACTGGATCTGTGTGGTTCTAATGTTTATTCTCTGTTCGGAAATACATAGGTACCTCGCTGAGTTTAAGGCAGGAGCTGAGAGGAAAGAAGCAGCCGAGAACACTCTTGTAGCATACAAGTCAGCACAGGTTGGTTTCGTTGAATGTTTGCTTATCTGATCTCATCAGTTTTGTTATCATCATTTTATCTAGAAAGATCAATACAGACATGACCTATTCTGTATATTATGTGTTGCTAATGAAAAAAgtttattgagaagtacaaactgGATAATTATGCTATGCTGGCCatccttttgttttttttatgttgtgtttgctgaCATATGATTACTTATTCAGGACATTGCCCTTGCTGACTTGCCTACCACTCACCCGATAAGGCTTGGACTTGCCCTTAACTTCTCTGTGTTCTACTATGAAATCCTGAACTCTCCAGACCGCGCTTGCAACCTTGCCAAGCAGGTTAGTTCTCTGTTTTATGCTTATCGTTTACTTCATTGCGAGGAATCTATTTCGCATCATTCATTAATAATTGCTATTTGAACTGGGTTTACTGAAATGCTGTTTATTGAAGTTACATGATTTTGATCGCTGGTGAAATTGATAAATGGTCATGTCTGATATTTTTCGTTCATGTTTTATGAAATTAAGAGATTATATGTGAGATCAACAGTGAACAGTGCTACTATTAACTTGATCTGTAAAGTTCTATTTTATTCATTTTCCTGACTCCCAACTATGTATGAACTAATCCAACCAATCAAAATGATTCATGCTACCAGAAGTATATTTTTAATCATAATTTGGCAGTTAGGAATAGTGGTCTCTGATGAATGTATCTGCCATCTACTATCTAAAATGAGGCTAAATCTGTGTCTGTACTTCTAATAGGCATTTGATGAAGCTATTGCTGAGCTGGACTCCCTTGGTGAGGAGTCTTACAAGGACAGCACCTTGATCATGCAGCTCCTTCGTGACAACTTGACTCTCTGGACCTCAGATAACGCGGTATTTCCCATTTTCACGTGTTCCATTTCATCATGAGTAGTGTAGAAAACCTTGTTGCTGATAATGCCAATTTGTTCTTTCCCAGGATGAGGGTGgtgatgagatcaaggaagccTCGAAGCCTGAAGGAGAGGGACACTAACTCTCCCTTGTGTCCGCACAAGTTTATTTCTGAGTCAATTTCGCAGCTACCTGTATTATTCGAATCATAAGATGTACTAGGGTCAGTTGCACTATGTGAATCATAAGCTGTAGTAGGATCGTGCTATGCGAAGCGTGTCGAGCTGAAGTACCTAGTGGACTACAGTCATGAGggcatcatgtgggcatcattgcTTCAGGAACGCGTTATTAGTTCATtagcagatttcaaactatttccTGTATTGCAGCACATTATTAGTATTGCTGTATTAGCAATTTTCATTGGCTTGTTAATGATTGATGATGCTGGCGTCTAAACACCTCAAAAGTTTacctatttttgtttttttttgtcaac contains:
- the LOC124704059 gene encoding 14-3-3-like protein A, which gives rise to MSTAEATREENVYMAKLAEQAERYEEMVEFMEKVAKTADVGELTVEERNLLSVAYKNVIGARRASWRIISSIEQKEESRGNEAYVASIKEYRTRIETELSKICDGILKLLDSHLVPSATAAESKVFYLKMKGDYHRYLAEFKAGAERKEAAENTLVAYKSAQDIALADLPTTHPIRLGLALNFSVFYYEILNSPDRACNLAKQAFDEAIAELDSLGEESYKDSTLIMQLLRDNLTLWTSDNADEGGDEIKEASKPEGEGH